In the Armatimonas rosea genome, AGCGGGGCGGGGCGGCAGGACTAGGACGAACACCGCCGAGCAACACCGGAACCGGCACCGAGGCCTCACAGCCTATGCCGTCACAGTGCAAGCAGCGTCCATCCGCAGTCCGACTCATGCTGTCAGCATAACCGCTTCGACCGCTAAAACACCTCCTCGAAATGGCGGATTCTCTCTCCTCGGTTCCTTTTTCATGAATCGCTCCGCCGCCGGTTGGAAACCGGCGTCTGCCATGGCGGAGGGACGACGCCACTGATGACGCCCAATTCCATTGGGCGAACCAACGATTCGTGCAAAAGGCCCTCCTCGGTGCCGTAAAATGCCCACATGAATCCAAAGCCAATTCTTGTTGTCGTCGGGAGCTCCAATACGGACTTGGTCGTCTCGGTCACGCAGATTCCCGCGCCGGGGCAGACTGTCTTGGGCGGCGCGCTCCAGACCATCCCCGGAGGCAAGGGAGCCAACCAGGCAGTCGCGGCGGCGCGGCTGGGGGGCGGTGTCCGCTTTGTGGCGCGGCTCGGTGACGATGCCTACGGGGCTCTGGCGCGGGAGGGGTTTGCCCGCGAGGGGCTCGACACACGCTTTGTCTTTGCGACACCAGGAGTGGCATCGGGGGTGGCGCTGATCGCGGTCGATGAGAAGACGGGCGAGAATAGTATCGTGGTCGCGCCCGGGGCCAATGCCTGCCTGAGCGCCGACGACATCGCGCTCGCAGCGGCCCGCGCTGCCTTCGACGGTGCCGCTGCCGTGCTTGTCTCCCTGGAGATCCCCGATGACGCGGTCTTTGCGGCGGTGGAGGCCGGCCACGCGCGGGGCATCCCGGTGATTCTCAACCCCGCACCGGCGCGTCCCTTGCCCGCAGAGCTCCTGCAAAAAGTGACGATCCTCACGCCCAACCAGAGCGAGCTTACCCTGCTCGGAGGGAGCGAGGCGCTCTTACGTGCCGGGGTCGCGACCCTTGTCACCACGCTGGGCGCCGAGGGGGCGCGTCTGGAGCAGCTCGGAGAGGTGCCCCAGACCTTTGCGGCTCCCGCGGTGACCGCGGTCGATACGGTCGCGGCGGGGGACTGCTTCACCGGAGCGCTGGCGGTCGAGCTTGCCCAAGGTGCCTCCCTCCCCGATGCGATCCGCTTCGCCTGCGCCGCCGCCGCCCTCAAGGTCACCCGCCCCGGTGCCCAGCCCGGCCTGCCCTACCGTGCGGAGGTGGTGGCAAGGTACAATGCCCCCAATGCGTGAGGATCAGCTAGAGCGGCTCCAAGCTCAGGTGAGTGCGGTGGAACAGCTTCAAGGGGTCTCCGACCGTATCCACACGGAGATCCTTGCCAGCCAGACCGGCGAGGAGGCCCTGCGCCAGTTCGCCGAGTCTGCACGGCAGCTCATTGGTGCCCAGTACTGCGCCATTGGCGTGGCACGCGCCGATGGCGCAGTACTGGAGGAGTTCCTCACCGCTGGGCTCACCCACGAGCAGGAGCGCGCCATCGGTGCCAAGCCACACGGTGTCGGGGTGCTGGGGCTGCTCCTCCACCGTGAGACCCCCCTCCGGCTAGAGTCTCTCACCGCCCACCCGATGTCCGCGGGAATACCGGCCCACCACCCGCCGATGGAGAGCTTTCTCGGGGTGCCCATTCGCTACGAAACGACGGTTCTCGGGAGCATCTACCTCACGGAGAAGCCCGGTGGCTTCACCGAGGCGGACGAGCGGACGATCCTGGCGCTCTCGATGCACCTGGCGGTCGCCATCCGTAACTGGCAGCTGCTCAAGCGCCAGCGAGCGCTGGTAGCCGGGCTGATCACCGCGCAAGAAGAAGAGCGCCGCGCAGTCGCCTACGATCTTCACGATGGGCTTACCCAGTATGTCATGGCCGCGCACATGCACCTCTCGGCGTTTCAGCGGGTGCACGGGACCGCCGACGATGACCTGATGCTGGGGCTGAAGTACCTCAAGGACGCCGTGGTGGAGTCGCGGCGGCTGGTCAATGGGCTACGCTCCCTGGCACTCGATGACATGGGGCTGGCAGGAGCACTGGCGCAGCTGGTCCAAGAGGAGAAGAGCCGCGCGGGCTGGGCGGAGGCGGACTTTCTGCACAATGTCGAGGGCGAGCGCTTCGCCACCCCCGTGGTGACCGCGCTCTACCGGGTGGCACAGGAGGCGCTCACCAACGCCCGCAAGCACGCGGGGGCACGCCGGGTTCAGGTCGCCCTGCTCCGGGAGGACGAGACCCAGCTGACCCTGAGTGTCACCGACGATGGCCATGGGTTTGAGCCGGGGCGCTCCCACGCCGACGATAAACATATTGGGCTCCATGGGATGACCGAGCGGGTGCGCCTGCTGGAGGGGACGCTGCAGATCGAGAGCGCTCCCGGGCAAGGCACGCAGCTAACCGTGACCGTGCCCATTCCCTACCAAGAGGAAGAAGAGTGACGATGAGTGAGAGGTTTCGTGTCGTGCTGGTCGATGACCATGCCATTGTCCGAGGTGGTGTCAAGGCGATGCTCCGGGGGACGGAGTTCGAGGTCGTGGGCGAGGCGGCCTCCGGCGACGAAGGCATTGCGGTGGTGCAGGAGACCACGCCCGAGCTGGTCTTACTCGACATTCGTATGGCGGGCGGCGATGGCTTCAGCGCCCTCGTGGCGATTAAAGCTGCTCTGCCCAAGACTGTCGTGCTGATGCTCTCTACCTACGACAACCCGACCTACATGGCCCGCGCCGTCGCGGGGGGAGCAGCGGGCTACCTGCTCAAAGGAATCGACCATGAGACCCTCCTGGAGGCCATGCGCGCCGTCCTCCGCGGCGAGCAGCTCCTCTCCACCCAGGACCTGATCCGCTCGCTCCGCGTGGTCGGGGAGTCGGTGCAGGCTGCGGACTTGATCGAGCCGCTCACCCGCCGCGAGGAGGAGGTGCTCAAGCTGGTCGCCACTGGGCTCCCCAACCGGGAGATCGCGGGTGTGCTCTTTATCAGCGAAGGGACCGTCAAGACCCATGTCGAGCACATCATCGGCAAGCTCGGGGTCTCGGATCGGGTGCAGGCCGCGGTCTGGGCCGCCCGTCAGGGCCTGGTGAGCGAGGCCGATCTGCCCAAGCTCTCGACCCACCACCCCCGTTAGAGGGGGGGGGCTGGAGAGCGTCGCAGGCTCCGCTGTAAAGGGCGTGCCGCCCATCCCCCTTCGCGAAGCCGGAGGGGGTCGCGAGGCACGAGCGGGGGGAGGCAATACGCTGAGGGGGCAGGAAAACGCCCCCCTCTTGTCGAAGCACTAGGCATGCTCGCTGCGTTTCTCTGCCTTCTCCTGGCCGATCCCATCTCCTACCGCATCAGCCTCGCCGATGGCACTCGAACCACGGCGCGCTTGACCCTTCCCACCACCGCCGAGGGCGCGGTACAAGTGGACTCCGACGATACCCGCTCGGTGTTTCGGCCCTATGCGGTGAGCGGCGCGACCGCAAGTGTGGTAGGGAAGCTGACCCGCTGGGAGGCACTCCCCCTCAAGGGCGGCTGGCGGCTCCAGCGGCCCCAAGGAGGCGCGCTACCCCTCGATGCCCCTCTGCTCACCTTCCACGACCTGCGGCTCTTTCTGGGAAAGCGCATCGAGGAGCTAGGGAGCAAGCCCCTGCGCTTCTGGCAGCTGGGCTACGCCAGCGAGCGCCCCGGCCTCGATCGGGTGGAGCTCACGCCCGCGGGAACCGAGTCGATGGTCGTGGGGACCAAGCGGGTGCTCGCCCAGCGCTACCGCGCCAGCATCAAGCTCTGGCTGACCGGAAAGACCCAGCGGAGCACGCTCTACCTGGGGCCGTCCGGCGAGCTCCTCCGGGCCGACCCGCCCTTTGTGAGCGCACCGCTCCGGGCGGCCTCGCCCCTGACCAAGAGCGACGACGGCGTGCTGACCATGACCTATCGCGAGCCGGGCTACTCGCTCCGCGCGGAGCCCAAGGACGGTGGCTACACGATCCGGGCCATTGTCGATGGCCGCTCGCTCCCTGGAAGCGTGACAACCGATAGCAGCGGCAAGCCCCAGCGCATCGAGAATAGCTTCCCAGGAAAGCCGTTTGTGGGGCTGGTGGAGGCGCAGGAGCTGAGCTGGACCTTGGACGCTCCCCAGACCTCGCGGACGATCCTCCCCGACGACGACGCGCTCCCGCTCTTTCCGCCACAGCTCTTTGCCACGGCGCTCTGGGAGAAGGGCTTCCCGACCGTGGGCACCCAGCACGATGGCGTCCTGCTCCTGATGCACGATGGCCTCCCCGACGAGCTGACACTAGAGCGCCTCCCCGACCCGGCCGCGGGCCTGCACCGCTACCGCTTCACCGGCGATACCTTCAAGGCCGAGCTCATCACCGACGGCACGCGCCTACGCCTACTACGCCTCGCCGATGGCAGCCAGATTGTCGCCTCCGATGGTGAGTCGCTCCTGACAACCATCCCCGCACTCACCTGGCCGTAAGCTTTACGGGGTTTTTCGGCTAGTACCCACTCTGGCACGGCCCCTGCATCTGTCTCTCTTCGAAGAGATTTTTAGTTTGAGTTAGGTGGATTGAGAATAATAAAGCGGCCCGGGTAGGACAACCTACCCGGGCCGCGCCAATTTGGGCCGGGGGCTGGTCGGGGAATGAATGCCCCGGCAGAAGGTAAGGAGCGTCCCGAGGACGCGCAGAAACAAGCGCTCTCCGCGCCCACGGGGCGCTCCCTCCCCTGTGCCGGGGACTTTCAGCCCCCGGCAAATCCCCGGCCAGCCCTACATCACCCCGGAGATCTCACCGTCGTCGCTGAGGTGCATGTCCAGCGCGGCGGGGCGCTTGGGGAGGCCGGGCATGGTGAGGAGAGTCCCCGCGTAGGCCACCACAAACCCTGCTCCTGCCGAGAGCTTGGCATCTCGGATCGTCAGCGTGTGCCCCACGGGGGCCGCCAGCTTCGTGGGATCGTCCGAAAAAGAGTACTGGGTCTTGGCGATACAGACCGGCAGGTTGCCGTAGCCACGCTTGGTGAGGTAGGCCAGCCGGTTCTTGGCCGCGGGCAGGAACTCGACCCCATCGGCGCGGTA is a window encoding:
- a CDS encoding response regulator, yielding MSERFRVVLVDDHAIVRGGVKAMLRGTEFEVVGEAASGDEGIAVVQETTPELVLLDIRMAGGDGFSALVAIKAALPKTVVLMLSTYDNPTYMARAVAGGAAGYLLKGIDHETLLEAMRAVLRGEQLLSTQDLIRSLRVVGESVQAADLIEPLTRREEEVLKLVATGLPNREIAGVLFISEGTVKTHVEHIIGKLGVSDRVQAAVWAARQGLVSEADLPKLSTHHPR
- a CDS encoding GAF domain-containing sensor histidine kinase, coding for MREDQLERLQAQVSAVEQLQGVSDRIHTEILASQTGEEALRQFAESARQLIGAQYCAIGVARADGAVLEEFLTAGLTHEQERAIGAKPHGVGVLGLLLHRETPLRLESLTAHPMSAGIPAHHPPMESFLGVPIRYETTVLGSIYLTEKPGGFTEADERTILALSMHLAVAIRNWQLLKRQRALVAGLITAQEEERRAVAYDLHDGLTQYVMAAHMHLSAFQRVHGTADDDLMLGLKYLKDAVVESRRLVNGLRSLALDDMGLAGALAQLVQEEKSRAGWAEADFLHNVEGERFATPVVTALYRVAQEALTNARKHAGARRVQVALLREDETQLTLSVTDDGHGFEPGRSHADDKHIGLHGMTERVRLLEGTLQIESAPGQGTQLTVTVPIPYQEEEE
- a CDS encoding ribokinase, with translation MNPKPILVVVGSSNTDLVVSVTQIPAPGQTVLGGALQTIPGGKGANQAVAAARLGGGVRFVARLGDDAYGALAREGFAREGLDTRFVFATPGVASGVALIAVDEKTGENSIVVAPGANACLSADDIALAAARAAFDGAAAVLVSLEIPDDAVFAAVEAGHARGIPVILNPAPARPLPAELLQKVTILTPNQSELTLLGGSEALLRAGVATLVTTLGAEGARLEQLGEVPQTFAAPAVTAVDTVAAGDCFTGALAVELAQGASLPDAIRFACAAAALKVTRPGAQPGLPYRAEVVARYNAPNA